From a single Miscanthus floridulus cultivar M001 chromosome 8, ASM1932011v1, whole genome shotgun sequence genomic region:
- the LOC136474385 gene encoding transcription factor MYB17-like: MGRAPCCDRTKGLKKGPWTPEEDKLLVDYIQTNGHGSWRLLPKLAGLNRCGKSCRLRWTNYLRPDIMRGPFTPEEQKSIVQLHAIVGNKWSMIAAQLPGRTDNEIKNYWNTHLKKQLRRMGLDEPPPGPAAGSPAARHMAQWETARLEAEARLSLLATATASSSSGATATTAAATSASSSSSTVDLKACCAKPADIFLRLWSSDIGDSFRRNRKTAAAVPAAVPALLPPASVVVKRKQDAMMIKQEPPQALLLGPGPGDDSSAASNETEVAEALEEYQMFLDFAGEELGLFHGRHGGFSLFPPLDVLDEASLDTAFK; the protein is encoded by the exons ATGGGGAGGGCGCCGTGCTGCGACAGGACCAAGGGCCTCAAGAAGGGGCCCTGGACGCCGGAGGAGGACAAGCTCCTCGTCGACTACATCCAGACCAACGGCCATGGCAGCTGGCGCCTGCTCCCCAAGCTCGCAG GGCTGAACCGGTGCGGCAAGAGCTGCCGGCTGCGGTGGACCAACTACCTCCGCCCGGACATCATGCGTGGGCCCTTCACGCCCGAGGAGCAGAAGTCCATCGTCCAGCTCCACGCCATCGTCGGCAACAA GTGGTCCATGATCGCGGCGCAGCTCCCTGGCCGGACGGACAACGAGATCAAGAACTACTGGAACACGCACCTCAAGAAGCAGCTGCGCCGGATGGGCCTCGACGAGCCGCCGCCCGGCCCAGCCGCCGGTAGCCCCGCCGCGCGCCACATGGCGCAGTGGGAGACGGCCAGGCTCGAGGCCGAGGCGCGCCTCTCCCTcctcgccaccgccaccgcctcctcctcctctggcgcCACCgcgaccaccgccgccgccacctccgcctcctcgtcctcctccaccgtGGACTTGAAGGCCTGCTGCGCCAAGCCCGCGGACATCTTCCTGCGCCTGTGGAGCTcggacatcggggactccttccGCCGCAACCGCAAGACGGCCGCCGCGGTGCCGGCGGCGGTGCCCGCGCTTCTTCCTCCGGCGTCCGTCGTCGTCAAGAGGAAGCAGGACGCGATGATGATCAAGCAGGAGCCGCCGCAGGCGCTGCTGCTCGGTCCCGGTCCCGGGGACGACTCCTCGGCGGCGTCCAACGAGACGGAGGTGGCAGAGGCGCTGGAGGAGTACCAGATGTTCCTCGACTTCGCCGGCGAAGAGCTGGGACTGTTCCACGGCCGGCACGGCGGCTTCTCGCTGTTCCCGCCGCTCGACGTGCTCGACGAGGCATCCCTGGACACGGCGTTCAAGTGA